One genomic segment of Penaeus chinensis breed Huanghai No. 1 chromosome 13, ASM1920278v2, whole genome shotgun sequence includes these proteins:
- the LOC125031609 gene encoding uncharacterized protein LOC125031609, which produces MKIIVLACLAAVAVAAKFEDRVVSLLRDDRVANEDGTFSYAVAADNGINTAVEGVVGSAGQINQRGSYTHMTYETQKVLVFETLEKQNPCRRGCCHSSVRGLSGRDDRVANKDGTFSYAVEADNGINTAVEGVVGSAGQINQQGSYTYTLADGTLAVVTFEANENGFQPQSNILPTPNPLPAHVFELLEIAERQRAAGIVFN; this is translated from the exons ATGAAGATA ATCGTTCTTGCCTGTCTTGCCGCCGTGGCTGTTGCTGCTAAGTTCGAGGACCGAGTGGTCTCCCTCCTTCGCGATGACCGCGTAGCCAACGAAGACGGCACCTTCTCGTACGCCGTGGCAGCCGACAACGGCATCAACACAGCCGTTGAGGGAGTTGTTGGATCAGCCGGTCAGATCAACCAGAGGGGATCTTACAC ACATATGACATATGAGACACAAAAAGTTCTGGTATTTGAAACCCTGGAAAAGCAAAAT CCTTGCCGCCGTGGCTGTTGCCACTCCTCAGTTCGAGGACTGAGTGGTCGCGATGACCGCGTAGCCAACAAAGATGGCACCTTCTCCTATGCCGTGGAAGCCGACAACGGCATCAACACAGCCGTTGAAGGCGTCGTTGGATCTGCCGGCCAGATAAACCAGCAAGGATCTTACAC CTATACCCTTGCGGACGGTACCCTGGCTGTTGTCACTTTCGAGgccaacgagaacggcttccagcctcaGTCCAACATCTTGCCCACTCCCAATCCTCTTCCTGCCCACGTCTTTGAGCTGTTGGAAATCGCCGAGCGTCAGCGCGCTGCGGGCATCGTGTTCAACTAG